From the Fusobacterium ulcerans ATCC 49185 genome, the window GAATAGAAAATATATTGCACCTAAAATTTTAGATAACTAAGATGGAGGGTGTTTTTTTATGCAAAAATTTTATTTAGATTTACCAGTTTTAATATGTTTAGAAATTATATTTTTAAGTTTTTAATATAAAAAGAGGAAGTATAAATACTTCCTCTAAATAATCGTAGTAAAATTATTTTTGTATGCCATTGATTATAATATTATTATACACTATAAAATAAAAAATATCAACTATTTTTTTAGTTATTTCAAAATAATTTTGTATGATGAAATAATTTTTATTAAAATATAAAATTAAGGCATAGATAAATATTTAATAAATTTTAAAAAATATAATATTTAGATAAAAAAAAATAAAATAAAATATTGATTAAATATTTAAAATATTATTTTAAATTTTGATTTTTTTGTGTCTGAATAGTGAAGAATAAAATAATCTATAATTATATTTTTGTTTATTATCTTTTAAATTAGATTTTAAAGTATTTTTTAGATGTTAAAATATAAATTTTTATATATAAATATTAAAAATATATAAAATATAGACTTTAATAAATAAATAGTGTATATTAAAATAGGAATATATTTTATTTTTTGATTGAATAAAATATGGAAATATAAACTATGGGGAGGAAATTATGTTTTTAGGTCTAGGAGTTTCTTTAGTTGTTTTTTTAGGAATTATATTGATAGGGGGAGCAGTTCTTATATATAGAAAATGTCCCAATGATGTTATTCTTGTAAAGTATGGTCTTGGTGGAAATAAGATAATAACATCCAATGGTACTTTTATACTGCCAATAGTTCAAGGATGTAAAAAGCTTAATTTGAAACCTATGAATATAGATATAGATTTGAGGGAGGATTCAAATGTAGTATCTAATGATAAAATCAGAGTAGTAGTGGAAGCAGATGCTACTTTTGCTATATCTAGTTCACCAGAAGAAAGAGTTATAGCTTCGCACAGATTGCTAAGTTTTAATGATAATGAAATATGTACACTAGCTAAGGAAATACTTACAGGTCAGACAAGAACTATCATATCAGAAATGGAATTTGAGGATTTATTACAAGATAGAGTTCTATTAATGACAAAAGTTAGTGAAAATGCAGAAAAAGAACTTAGTAAACTAGGACTTGATTTAATTAACTATAATATCAAGATGATAAAAGATATGGATGGAATTACAGAAATGCTTGGTAAAAAAGCATCAGCTCTTGCAACTTCAGATGCACAGATAGCTGTGGCAGAACAACAGAGAAAATCTGATGTAGGAGTAGCAGAAGCCAATGCTCAAAGAGATATAGCTGTTACTGAACAGGATAAAATAAGACAGATACAGGTATCAAAAACTAGAGCAGTAATAACAGAGGAAACAATCAAAGCTGAACTAATTCAAACAAATGCTACTCAGAATAAAATGGCTGAGGAAAAGAGAATGGAATCTGAATCTCAAAAAGCTCAAAATCTTTATAGAATAGAAACTGAAAAATCTATTAATTTAAAAGAGCTGGACAAAGAAAAAGAAATTAAACTTCAAGAAGAAAGTTTAAAGCAAGAGATAGCAGATAAGTCTAAGGAGACTGTTAAGAAACAGGCAGAAGTTGCACTGGAAACTCAGAGAGCAAAAGAGATAGTAGAAACAAAAGTATATAATGAAAAACTTGAGATAGAAAAAATTACAGAACTTAAACTTAAAAAACTTGAAGCAGATAATCAATTAGAAATAGCTAAAATAAAGGCAGATGCAATATTAATAGAGGCAAGAGCAGAAGCAGATAAATTAAAAGCTTTGGCAGAAGCAGATGCAATCAAAGTTGCATTACCTATTGAGAAAAAAGCTGAAGCAGAGAAAAAACTTTTAGAAGTATATGGACAATCAGGAATTATGGGACTTAAACTTATTGAGATACTGCCTCAATTAGCTAAAGCTCAGGCAGATGCAGTTGCAAATATAGATATCAACAGCTTAAATATTATATCTGGTGATGGAGGAACAGGGATATCAGATGGAGGTAATGGAGCTGGGAATCAAATAGCGGGAATAGTAACAGATATAACAAGAGCTATTCCAGCTTTTAAGATGGCAAATGATATAGCAAAATCTATAAATATGCCAGAACTCTCAATAACTGGGGATAATTCAAAAAAAGAAAAATAATAAAAAGGAGGATGTTGATTCATCCTCCTCTTTTGTATTGCTATTTCTATAGAACTTTATTTTATAACCAATATTTCTTTAAACTCTTTTATATTATTTCTGCTCACAGGTATTTTAAATTTTAAGTCTTGTATTTTTAATACATAAGTGCCATTAAACCAAGGTTCAACCTCTGTTATTTTATCAAGGTTAACCATGTATGATCTATGTGTTCTATAGAATTTATTTTTAGGGAGCATTTCTTCCCATTTAGATATTTTTATTTTTGAAGAATATGAATTATCTTTAGTATAAACCATACTTTCTTTTTCTCCAGCTTCAATATAGTAAATATTATTAATGGAAATAACATACATTTTATCTCCAGATGTAACAGTAACTTTATTGATTTTACTGATATCTTTTATGTGCTCTGACTTTCTTTCCTTGGTAAGATTCTCTAAAACCTCATTTATTCTCTTTTCTGAATAAGGTTTTAAAAGATAATCAAAAGCTTTGATTTCAAATGCTTCTGCAGCATATTCTTTATAGGCTGTAATAAATACTATTTTTAAATTTTCATTAAGTTTAGAAAGAATTTTTCCAAGACTCATTCCATCTAATTCAGGCATATTTATATCTAGAAAAATTATATCAATTTTATTATCCTGAAGATATTTAAGAGCGTCTAAAGGACTGTCAAATTCTTTTTCAAGTTCTATTTCTTCATGTTTTTCTATAAAAAATTTTAATTCTTCTCTAGCTGGAAATTCATCTTCTACAATTATACATTTTAGCATCACTACCTCCTATTCTATATAAAAGGATGTTTTTGTTCCTTTTTTCAGACACTCGATAACTAATCCTTTTCCATACATTAATTTAATTCTGTTATGAACATTTTTAAGTCCAATACTTTTTTCCATTCTTTCATCTAATTCTTCTATCATTTTAGGGTCTATACCAATACCATCATCTTCAATAGTGACAATACATCCTTTATCTTTTTTCTTTGCTGTGATATATACATGCCCTCCCTCTCTTTGTTTTAACAGACCATGTTTTATACTGTTTTCAACAAGAGGTTGTATAGTAAGGCTAGGTATTTTTATGTTTTCTAGTCCTTCTTCTATATTATATTCTACTGAAATTTTTTCTCCAAAACGGGCTTTTTCTATATTAACATAAGCTTTTACTTGAGTAAGTTCCATATCAAGGGATACCACTTTTGAAGCATTTTCTAAATTATAACGGAGATATGTTGACAAATCAATTATTACCTCTTTTGCTTTTGCAGGATCCATTCTTACAAAGAAAGCAGTAGCATGAAGTGCATTAAATAAAAAATGTGGATTGATCTGTGTCTGTAAAGCTTTCAGTTCAGCATCTCTTGCCATAGCTTTAAAATTTTCAACAGTACTGATTTCTAACTGTGTAGAAATGAGCAGAGAAAGTCCTTCAGCCAGATAT encodes:
- a CDS encoding flotillin family protein codes for the protein MFLGLGVSLVVFLGIILIGGAVLIYRKCPNDVILVKYGLGGNKIITSNGTFILPIVQGCKKLNLKPMNIDIDLREDSNVVSNDKIRVVVEADATFAISSSPEERVIASHRLLSFNDNEICTLAKEILTGQTRTIISEMEFEDLLQDRVLLMTKVSENAEKELSKLGLDLINYNIKMIKDMDGITEMLGKKASALATSDAQIAVAEQQRKSDVGVAEANAQRDIAVTEQDKIRQIQVSKTRAVITEETIKAELIQTNATQNKMAEEKRMESESQKAQNLYRIETEKSINLKELDKEKEIKLQEESLKQEIADKSKETVKKQAEVALETQRAKEIVETKVYNEKLEIEKITELKLKKLEADNQLEIAKIKADAILIEARAEADKLKALAEADAIKVALPIEKKAEAEKKLLEVYGQSGIMGLKLIEILPQLAKAQADAVANIDINSLNIISGDGGTGISDGGNGAGNQIAGIVTDITRAIPAFKMANDIAKSINMPELSITGDNSKKEK
- a CDS encoding LytR/AlgR family response regulator transcription factor, with translation MLKCIIVEDEFPAREELKFFIEKHEEIELEKEFDSPLDALKYLQDNKIDIIFLDINMPELDGMSLGKILSKLNENLKIVFITAYKEYAAEAFEIKAFDYLLKPYSEKRINEVLENLTKERKSEHIKDISKINKVTVTSGDKMYVISINNIYYIEAGEKESMVYTKDNSYSSKIKISKWEEMLPKNKFYRTHRSYMVNLDKITEVEPWFNGTYVLKIQDLKFKIPVSRNNIKEFKEILVIK